One Parashewanella spongiae genomic window, AGGCATCCACCGTATACGCTTAGTCGCTTAACCATACAACCCAGATGAGTTTCACTTCTTGTTAAAAACAAGTCGTTAACATCATTGAGCTGCATTGCAACTAGCTGGTTTTTACTGATAATCATTGCATCAACGGGTAAGTTGATGCTGATATCGCCTTAGTTTTGAATATTCAAGACACTTAATAAAGTGTTTGAGAACTCTTGATGCTTTACCATTTAATGTAATGCATCGTTTTTGAGATTTTTCGTATGATTTACTATTCAAATGAACAATAAATCCTACTATCAGCTTTCCAAATTGTTAAAGAACGGGCTTAAAAAAGCCAAAGATAAATTATGTTTTATCTTTGGCCTCTCTAACTGTGCATGCTTCTCATAATTAACATTATAAGATGTAATGGTGGAGCTATGCGGGATCGAACCGCAGACCTCCTGCGTGCAAGGCAGGCGCTCTCCCAGCTGAGCTATAGCCCCATTACATGCAGTGAATAAAAGTCAAAAAACCAATCAAGTTGGCAAAGCCAAATCGAGTTAATTCAAGGCAGATTTTGACGACGTTTAGTTTTATAAACGAGGAGAAATCTAACGCAGAAATAACGAAGATTTGGTGGGTCAGAGTGGACTTGAACCACCGACCTCACCCTTATCAGGGGTGCGCTCTAACCAGCTGAGCTACAGACCCATTTCTTTTTGGCCTTTTGCGTGTTACTCAGCGTTACTCTCATCGATTCTAAGTCATGAACTTATGTTCACTCCTTGTGAGTCTCTTCAAGTGCCTTGATTAACGCACAAAATCCTCAAAAATGTCTATTTTGAGCTTTTATTCTTTCTTTATATCAAGCATATCTGTGTGAACACTCTACAAAAACAACAAAATCGTGCCGATAAGGAGGTGATCCAGCCCCAGGTTCCCCTAGGGCTACCTTGTTACGACTTCACCCCAGTCATGAACCACAAAGTGGTGAGCGTTCTCCCGAAGGTTAAACTACCCACTTCTTTTGCAGCCCACTCCCATGGTGTGACGGGCGGTGTGTACAAGGCCCGGGAACGTATTCACCGTAGCATTCTGATCTACGATTACTAGCGATTCCGACTTCATGGAGTCGAGTTGCAGACTCCAATCCGGACTACGAACAACTTTATGAGATTAGCTCCACCTCGCGGCTTCGCAACCCTTTGTATTGCCCATTGTAGCACGTGTGTAGCCCTACTCGTAAGGGCCATGATGACTTGACGTCGTCCCCACCTTCCTCCGGTTTATCACCGGCAGTCTCCCTAAAGTTCCCACCCGAAGTGCTGGCAAATAAGGATAAGGGTTGCGCTCGTTGCGGGACTTAACCCAACATTTCACAACACGAGCTGACGACAGCCATGCAGCACCTGTCTCAGAGTTCCCGAAGGCACCAATCCATCTCTGGAAAGTTCTCTGGATGTCAAGAGTAGGTAAGGTTCTTCGCGTTGCATCGAATTAAACCACATGCTCCACCGCTTGTGCGGGCCCCCGTCAATTCATTTGAGTTTTAACCTTGCGGCCGTACTCCCCAGGCGGTCTACTTAATGCGTTAGCTTGAGAACCCAGTCTTCAAGAGACCAAATTCCGAGTAGACATCGTTTACGGCGTGGACTACCAGGGTATCTAATCCTGTTTGCTCCCCACGCTTTCGTGCATGAGCGTCAGTCTTTGTCCAGGGGGCCGCCTTCGCCACCGGTATTCCTTCAGATCTCTACGCATTTCACCGCTACACCTGAAATTCTACCCCCCTCTACAAGACTCTAGTCTGCCAGTTTCAAATGCTATTCCCAGGTTGAGCCCGGGGCTTTCACATCTGACTTAACAGACCGCCTGCGCACGCTTTACGCCCAGTAATTCCGATTAACGCTCGGACCCTCCGTATTACCGCGGCTGCTGGCACGGAGTTAGCCGGTCCTTCTTCTGTGGGTAACGTCACGGCTGCTGGTTATTAACCAACAACTTTTCCTCCCCACTGAAAGTGCTTTACAACCCGAAGGCCTTCTTCACACACGCGGCATGGCTGCATCAGGCTTTCGCCCATTGTGCAATATTCCCCACTGCTGCCTCCCGTAGGAGTCTGGGCCGTGTCTCAGTCCCAGTGTGGCTGATCATCCTCTCAGAACAGCTAGGGATCGTCGCCTAGGTGAGCTCTTACCTCACCTACTAGCTAATCCCACCTGGGCTTATCCAATTGCGCAAGGCCCTAAGGTCCCCTGCTTTTCCCCGTAGGGTTTATGCGGTATTAGCAGTCGTTTCCAACTGTTATCCCCCACAACTGGGCAAATTCCCAGGCATTACTCACCCGTCCGCCGCTCGTCAGCAGAGTAGCAAGCTACTCTCTGTTACCGCTCGACTTGCATGTGTTAGGCCTGCCGCCAGCGTTCAATCTGAGCCATGATCAAACTCTTCAATTAAAGTTTAATTTTAAGTCCGAAGACTTACTCAATGAATCCTGTCGATTTGACTTACTTCTCTTTATGAAAAGGAAAGTAAACCAAATTTGCATGTTCAAAATGCTTATTTACTTAACGTAAGTAATCACTTTGAAAGTTTGCGTGAACACAATTAATTGAGAAAATTTTTGACTGCTTAATCTATTCACCGAAGTGATAAACCAATACAGTTTCGATTTTGTCAATCTCTGTGAGTGCTCACACAGATTTGCTTGATATATTGTTAAAGAGCGTTTTGACCGACTTCGTTATTCTCAGCGGGTCAGGGCTGCGTATTCTACGCACTTCCCTGTGGTCGTCAACATTTTTTTCAAAGTTTTTTCGACCGATTTGAATTTGATTAAATCTCCTTCAAACCTTGACTCGTCTTGCTTGCTGCTTCATCTCTGCAATGCCTGCTGTGCCGTGTCAGTGGATGCGCATTATAGGGAGATTCTGATTTAGCGCAAGGGCTTTTTTGAAGAAAGTTTCCTTTCATGGTTTGCCTGCTGAAAAAGCAAACTACAATGCTTGTTTTTTCTCTTTTTTGACTGGTTTTTATGCGAATTTAGCTATATTAATTTTGATTCGGTATAGTTCGGCTCATTGTTACTCATTCATTAGGTTCTATTGTTATGTCATCCATTCATTCTTATAAAGGAATACGCCCTTTTATTGGGGAAAATACTTATGTTGATCCAAGCTCTGTTCTTGTGGGCGATATTTATCTTGATGACGATGTCAGTATCTGGCCGATGGTGGCGGCGCGTGGTGATGTGAATTCTATAAAAATTGGTGCAAGGAGTAATATTCAAGATGGTACCGTACTTCACGTTACTCACAAGTCTGAATCCAATCCCGACGGTTATCCACTAACAATTGGTGACGATGTGACCGTGGGCCACAAAGCCATGCTGCATGGTTGTACTATTGGTCATCGAGTATTAGTCGGTATGGGGACACTTATTTTAGATAATGCCATTATTGAAGATGATGTTATGGTTGGTGCAGGCAGTTTAGTTCCGCCAGGTAAGGTTTTAGAAAGTGGTTTTCTTTATGTTGGCAGCCCTGTTAAGCAAGTACGCCCTTTAACGAATAAAGAGCGCAATTTCTTAAGTTACTCTGCCGCTCATTATGTTCGTTTAAAGAATGAATATATCGCAGAGACTAACGAGTAAGCTTATTTAATAGAAAACGGCGCCGTTTTCATCGAATTCTTCGGCGTCAATTTTTTCTTCAAAGTGCTCTTCTATATCAAATCGAAATGATTCCGCCACTTCCATGGCCTTCTCAGGCTCTACTTTTTCATTCAATAATGCACTTAACTGCTTTGTAGAAATGTAACAAGGAATATCTACTCCCATACTCTGTGCAGTAAACTTTATCGTGTTCTGTTTTGTGTTAAATTCCAAACTATCAGTAAAAATGACACTTTGATTCATTGGGTTTCTCTTAACTTACTTCTTAATTTTAATAATACGTCTGAGGCATTCGGCTTTTTATTACGCCATATTTCATAACTTTTTGCCGCTTGATGTACAAGCATACCAAGTCCATCAACGACTTTATTTGCCCCCTTCGCACGACACCACTCTAAAAACGCCGTGGGTTTGCTGCCATAAACCATATCGTAGCAGTGAATATCTACATGTATAACTTCTGATGGAATAGCGGGAATATCGTTATTTAAGCTTGCTGCCGTCGCATTGATAATGACATCAAACTCAGGCTCTTTCGCTAAGTCATCAAAATTTGATGAGAATAATTTTTTATGATTAAACTCGTTAACTATTGCTACAGCCTTTGACTCAGTACGATTAGCCACAACAATAGCTCTTACTTCTTCTTTTAGCAGTGGTAATAAACATCCTCGGGTTGCGCCACCAGCACCAAGGATCAGGACTCGTTTATCTTGCAATGTGCCAAAATTCAAACGTAAGTCAGTGACTAACCCGTATCCGTCGGTGTTGTCGCCTTTCAATGTTCCGTCTTTAGATACCGTTATGGTATTTACCGCCCCTGCTGCTCGAGCTTCTTCTGACAAAACTTGGCAAATTTCAAGCGCCTGCTCCTTGAATGGTATCGTGACATTCGCACCTCTGCCTCCCTTTTTTACAAAATCTTCTACAGATGCTTTAAAAGAGTTTGTAGGAGCAAGCAGCTTTGAATACTCAATATCATGGGATAATTGTTGTGCAAATTGATGATGGATAAAAGGCGACTGGCTGTGCCCTATCGGATTTCCAATCACAACATAGCTATCTGACATCTGTTTTTCCTATATAATTTTGCTCATTACATAAATACCCGTGTTACCTGAAGATGCAAGATTTCAACAAGAGTAAACTGCCGCTTAGACAAGGCGCTTATTCGAAATAATAGTGACTTTATTATCTCGAATAAGCGTCATAAAAAATGAACTGGTTTAAACTATTTTTCACTCAACAAAACCCAAACCTCTCAGAGCAAGCAACCTAAAAATCAAATACTTACAAGAAAATCTGTGGTGCAAAATCATTACACAAAAATGTTAAAAAGCCTGAACATCGGCAAGCGATTTCTCAGGCTGTTTCAACATTAGCCGATCATATGCGAAATCAGCCTAACCACTCTTGAGGTTTGAGGTAATGTCCATATAAGTCCGCTTCTGGTGATCCTACTTCAGGCTTATAGGCGTATTGCCAACGAACCAACGGCGGCATTGACATCAATATTGACTCTGTGCGCCCACCTGTTTGTAAGCCAAACAAGGTACCGCGATCATAGACTAAGTTAAACTCTACATAACGACCGCGACGATAAAGCTGAAATTGGCGTTGATGCTCAGTGTATACATCGTTTTTGCGGCGTTCAACAATAGGAGCATAAGCCACGATAAAACCATTACCTACAGCTTTCATAAAATCAAAACTCTTATCAAATCCGCCTTGATTCAAATCGTCAAAAAACAATCCACCAACTCCGCGCGTTTCATTACGGTGAGGCAAGTAAAAGTAATCGTCACACCATTTTTTGTATTTTGGATAAACTTGCTCACCAAATGGATCGCATAAATCTTTTGCCGTCTGATGCCAATGGATCACATCTTCCCGATTGGCGTAGTATGGCGTTAAATCGAACCCACCTCCAAACCACCACACAGGATCTGCACCTTCTTTATAAGCAATAAAAAATCGTACATTAGCATGAGTAGTTGGAATATGAGGGTTGGTTGGATGAATAACGAGAGAGACGCCCATGGCTTCAAAGCTGCGGCCTGCCAATTCAGGTCGATGTGCCGTCGCCGATGCCGGCATTTTTGCACCAGCCACGTGAGAAAAGTTCACTCCAGCTTGTTCGAAAACTTTGCCCTGAGTTAATACTCGGCTTATGCCACCACCGCCTTCTTCGCGCTTCCAGTTATCGCTCGCAAAACATGCTCCACCATCCAGCTTTTCGATTTCGTGACAAATATTCGTTTGCAGCTGTAATAGAAACGCTTTGACCACTTCGGCGTTAACGACACTCATGTATTAGTTTCCTTTTATTCATTCTTTGCCCTGATACTTGAATAGATCACTTACAGGGCATTCCAATTACCACGTATAGCTAGCGTAAAACCTGCCCCGTAAGTACATCAATGATGCGAGATGGTTGGTTTTGATTTCCGAGCTCACCGAGTATGATCGCATCTAATTGATGCTCAAATACATGCTCAATTTGCTCAATCGATAGTGCTGGCGGCTCACCAGCCAAATTAGCACTGGTAGACACTAAAGGCTTACCCAGTGATTGACACAATTGCTGCACAATAGAATGCGCTGATATACGAACAGCAATGGTATTAAAACTGCCTTTTAGTTTTGAACTCACAGAAGCTTTTGCAGGCATCACTTGTGTCACAGGGCCAGGCCATTTACTTTTGGCTTCGGTCATTTGCTCATCGGTCATCTTTGCAAAGTCGACGTAATCGGTTAACTGCTCCCAGTCACTGGCGACAATGATCAGCCCTTTTTGCCACGGCCTGTCTTTAAGGATCAGTAATCGATTCAATGCCGCAAGATTATCAGGGTCACAGCCTAGTCCGTAAACGGCTTCAGTGGGATAGGCAATGATACCACCAGACTGTATCACTGGGATGGCTTGTTGAGGTTGTAATTTCTGGTTCAAAATGAGCCTTTATTGTTAAAGTAGTCCGGATAAATCGGTATTGGTTACGATAATGATTGCTTAAATCTACAACTTTTTTGAGGACACTCTAACCGTGTACCCGCCGGCATATGACGCTCAACCAGAATACCAAAATTACAATCAGGACAGGTATGGGCAATAGGCTTAAAATTCACCAAATACTTGCAC contains:
- the hemF gene encoding oxygen-dependent coproporphyrinogen oxidase; the protein is MSVVNAEVVKAFLLQLQTNICHEIEKLDGGACFASDNWKREEGGGGISRVLTQGKVFEQAGVNFSHVAGAKMPASATAHRPELAGRSFEAMGVSLVIHPTNPHIPTTHANVRFFIAYKEGADPVWWFGGGFDLTPYYANREDVIHWHQTAKDLCDPFGEQVYPKYKKWCDDYFYLPHRNETRGVGGLFFDDLNQGGFDKSFDFMKAVGNGFIVAYAPIVERRKNDVYTEHQRQFQLYRRGRYVEFNLVYDRGTLFGLQTGGRTESILMSMPPLVRWQYAYKPEVGSPEADLYGHYLKPQEWLG
- a CDS encoding gamma carbonic anhydrase family protein, which translates into the protein MSSIHSYKGIRPFIGENTYVDPSSVLVGDIYLDDDVSIWPMVAARGDVNSIKIGARSNIQDGTVLHVTHKSESNPDGYPLTIGDDVTVGHKAMLHGCTIGHRVLVGMGTLILDNAIIEDDVMVGAGSLVPPGKVLESGFLYVGSPVKQVRPLTNKERNFLSYSAAHYVRLKNEYIAETNE
- a CDS encoding DUF1488 family protein — its product is MNQSVIFTDSLEFNTKQNTIKFTAQSMGVDIPCYISTKQLSALLNEKVEPEKAMEVAESFRFDIEEHFEEKIDAEEFDENGAVFY
- the aroE gene encoding shikimate dehydrogenase, with amino-acid sequence MSDSYVVIGNPIGHSQSPFIHHQFAQQLSHDIEYSKLLAPTNSFKASVEDFVKKGGRGANVTIPFKEQALEICQVLSEEARAAGAVNTITVSKDGTLKGDNTDGYGLVTDLRLNFGTLQDKRVLILGAGGATRGCLLPLLKEEVRAIVVANRTESKAVAIVNEFNHKKLFSSNFDDLAKEPEFDVIINATAASLNNDIPAIPSEVIHVDIHCYDMVYGSKPTAFLEWCRAKGANKVVDGLGMLVHQAAKSYEIWRNKKPNASDVLLKLRSKLRETQ
- a CDS encoding L-threonylcarbamoyladenylate synthase; the encoded protein is MLNQKLQPQQAIPVIQSGGIIAYPTEAVYGLGCDPDNLAALNRLLILKDRPWQKGLIIVASDWEQLTDYVDFAKMTDEQMTEAKSKWPGPVTQVMPAKASVSSKLKGSFNTIAVRISAHSIVQQLCQSLGKPLVSTSANLAGEPPALSIEQIEHVFEHQLDAIILGELGNQNQPSRIIDVLTGQVLR